The region TTGGCATTCCGCGCGAGCTTCCCTGCAAGGTCATGGTCCTTCAGCACCTCTTTAGCTCCCTCAAGGAGCGCAGTGCGATCGTCATACGGCACCAGGAGCCCGCTCTCGCGATGAGTGATGAGCTCAGGATTCCCGCCCACGTTCGTGGTCAGGATGGGCGTCTCCATAGCCATGACCTCTACGAGCTGATGAGAAAAGCCTTCATAAGAAGTATTGAGCATGAAGAGGTCCGCCGCGCGTACATAATTGAAGACGACCGGCTGTGGCAAGCGGCCGAGGAGGGAAACCTTGTCTCCGAGATGCGCCGAGCGGATCTTCTTGTCGAGCGCTCTCCGCTCAGGACCATCCCCGATGATGAGGAGGCGTACGTCCGGGAAGAAGCGCTCGAGCGCAGGTACAAGCTCGGTAAGCGTAGCGAAGCCCTTCCAAGGGACGAGCCTGCCTACGGAGACGATGATGGTACCCTCAAGGCCTAAGCGCTCCCGCAGTGCGGCCTTCTCTTCGATTCCGCTCGGCAGGGCATATGAATTGTAGATGACCGCGATACGGGAAGAGGGGACGCCCCACGTTTCCACGATCCGTTTGAGATATTCACTCGGCACAATCACCCGATGCGCAGCGCGCACCACTCGGAACTGCAGCTTCCGAAGGAAGATGAGATACGGATTCCACTTCCAGGAAAAGACCGGAAAAGCATCAAGTGTCTCCGTCACCTTAAACCTCTGCACACCCTGCTCCCAGACATGGTCTCCCGGCACGCGCACGAAGAATCTCTTGCGCAAGAAGAGATTAGCGACATAGGCAGGCCAGCCCACGCTCATGGTGTCTTGTGCGTAGATGACGTCAGCAGAGAATCCCGCCGCAAGGAGGTGGATGAAATAGATGATATGCCGGATGACCGGAGGGAAATGCCGCACTCTCCCGAAGGAAGCTACAGAGACGGCGATCCCCCTCTTAGGGAGCTCCCGGAGGAGCATGGCGCTGTAGGTAGCGGGACCTCCGATATCAGGAGGAAAGAGTCCGGTGGCGATGAGCACCCGCATAGTTTTTTGATTATGACACGCCTAAGAAAGCCTGTCGAAGACTTCCTCTTTCATCCTCGCCGCGATGAGATCCCAGTCATACTTCTCGGCGGCAGCGCGAGCGTTCTTGCGGATACGCTCGGTCATCTCCCTATCCCCTTCGTAGAGGTGCACCGCGCGGACAATGCTCGGGACATCCTTACGCTCCACCGCTCTCCCTGTAGGTTCTGCCCCGGCATCTTTCTCGGGATCAAACAGGAAATCGGAGATACCGCCCACCTGAGTAGCGATGATAGGAACACCTGCAGCCATCGCTTCGAGGAAAGAGATACCCAAGCCCTCTGAGAGAGAAGGACGGATGAAGATACTGCCCAGCTTCAAGAATGGAGCGACATCCTTGTGAGCGAGAGCACCGGCGAATCTGACACGCTCCTCTACACCGAGCGAGCGAGCCAGTTCTTCGAGCTCTGCACGGAGAGGACCGTCGCCAGCGATGACAAAAATTACCTCAGGAAGCTCCGGCATCGCACGGATCACATATTCAACGCCGTTCTTAGGAACAAGACGCGAAGTGGTCACCAGGATAGTGCCCTGCTCCGGAAGCTTCAGATACTCGCGAAGAGCCGCGGTCTCTTTCGCGTCCACTTCACTAAGTACCCTGAGATCAACTCCGTTCGGTACGACCACCGGTTCTCCTTTGAAGCCAAGAGACTTGGAGAGACCTGCGAGATAGCGTGAGATCGCCTGTACCGCGCGAGCGCGCTTGAAGGCGGAGCGGATGAGCCAGACAAAGGGACGGATACGCGCGCGCTTGAACATATGCTCTACACTGTCTCCGTCCTGGAGAGTAATGAGGAGCGGTACGCGGAAAAGCATCGAGGCCAAAGATGCTCCGATGGCGTTGTATGACATGACCGCCCAGAGAAAAGCCGGACGTTCTTTCATGATGAGCCGGCACGCCTTGAAGAAAGAGAGCGGCGGATAGAACACCTTAGTGAGATACCAGGGCAAACGAAGGAGGTCCGAAGGAGCCGGGTTTCGCTTGGCGAAGCCGACCCGGTGAATGCGGATATTTCCCTTCTCTTCGACGCGCGGGGAATTCCCGTCGAGAAGAGCGGTGATGAGGTCGAATTGATAATCAGGGAGTTTTGAAGTGATCTCCCTGATAGCCACCTCCGCTCCTCCCCAGAACGGATCGTAGGAAAGGGAGAAGGCGATGACTCGGCGCGACTTAGTATCGGACATAGGGAAAGTAAACCCCGAGAGGAGTGATTAGTACAGACCTTCAATTTCTTGCCTCCCCGCCCGTCCCAGCCAGAAGACACCGAGCAGAGTAGAGCCGAGAAGCGCTCCTAAGAGATAGAACCACTTATACTCCCCCAAGTGCGATGAGGCAGCAGTCGTCGTCGGAAGAGATGCGGCGGCCACAGCCGCTACAACAGGAGAAGAGCGTTCGGGCACAGAAACCCTGGTAGGAGCCTCCGGAGAGATCTTCGGCGCAGACCGCTGCGTAGCAACCGAAGAAACAACAACAGAGGAAGGAGCTGGAGTAGGAACAACGGAGATAATGCCCTCTGCAGTGCTCGTGAGAGCGGGAGTCCCGTTTGGATAGCGAAGTTCTGCAGAAGGAGTGAAAGGAAGTGAGGTCACCCCTTCGGGGAAACGGACACTCTTCTTCGCGAGAAGGAAACTATCTTTCGGAAGAGTATACAACTTCCCTCCCGAGAGGAACTGCCAATACGAGAGGTCCACTTCCTCGCTTCCCCGGTTCTCAATCTCTAGGTACCCTCCGAGCGAATCCCGCCCGCTCCGCAGAGAGAGGTCCGCAGTGGCCACTGTTACGATGAGCTTGTCAGAGTTCGAGAACTCTCCAGAAGAGACATCGAGGGTGGCAACGTAACTGCCGGGATAGTGGTAGGTATGGAGGACATGCTTCCCTTCAGCGTACGCTCCGTCCCCGAAGTTCCAGAGATAGCGGGCATTCTGGAGCGGCTTCTTATCAATCCCGAGCGCCTCTCCTATGAACTCCTCCGGAGTGCCTACGGTTACCGCTCTGTCATCCCCTGCATAGGAATAGATCTGCGGCTTAGTAGGCCATTTGGAAGAGCTGCCCGAGACAGGGGCGCTCGATTGGGTTACTGATGGAGTAGTCGAGGAAGTCTCTGTGGAAGTATCGGCAGAGGAAGATTCTGTGGAACTACTCGAGCTTCCTGCGGAAGATGAAGAGAGAGCGGATCCAGGCGTCGGGAGCGCTGCGATCCAGCTTCCCTCTGACTTTTGCAAACTCTTGCCATCACCTGCCGCACCCATCTCTGAGGAATAGGTGAACTGATCAATATCAAGGAGAGCAGTGTCCTTCAGTACGAGCGTCTCTCCAGTATTAGAAAGGGAGAAAGAACTATCGAAGATAGTTCCTGAGAACGACGGATTATCCGTCAGGAACTTAGCGGGGTTATCCGCAATAATGGCGACACCTCCCGCAGCAAGCATCGCGTCCCCCTGGGAGAGGGTCAGAGCGTGGTTGGTCTCGGCTTCACGGAAGCGATAGTCGGAGACGTCTATAGCTGAGCTCCCGCTATTGCGTATCTCCACCCACTCCCGCCCACTATCACCCCCGGTCTCGAGGTCGTACATAACCTCGCTGAACTCTACCTGCGCGGAGGCAGAGAGTGGGAGAGCTATGGCGATGATCAGCGAAATTCGCGTGAACATAGACCGCGCCGCTTCGAAACTATTCGAGCAGGCGCTTGAGTTCGTCTTCGGGTACTTCGCGTACATGCGAAGCCTTGGGTCTTGGGGCAGGACGCTCAGCGGCTTGATTCGACTCAGGAGGATCTTCCCTTCTCTCTTCCTTCGGAAGCGGATTAGGGGGAACAGGAGTCGCTTTCGGAGCAGAAGCTAGGCCGCTTGGATTCTGTTTCTTGAGGGCCTCCTGGAGCGCAGCATGGAGGAGCTCTTTGTTGGCGGTCTTGCCGCCGCGGACTTCCCCTTTCGGCTGGGGAGGTTTCCTGAGGCTTTCGTTCTGGGAAGGCTCGGATGAACGACTCGGGGCCGTTTTAGTCACAGGAGGACGCGGGGCTTGAGGCGCAGGCGTCTGGCTCTCTGACCTCGGAGGAGACGAGTCGCGTGGCGGTCTCGGCATCTCCGGCGGACGAACGACGGAGGGTTTCTCTACGGGAGGTCGATGAGCGGGTGCCGCAGCGGGAGGCACTTTGGGAATAGACGGTATGGAAGAAGCGTCTTCCTTTACCACAGAAGCAAGCACCGCACGAAGGCCAGTGAGATGCTGCTTGGATTCAAAATTCTCGCGCTCTGCTTCGCGCACCAGCGCGGACGGAACGCGAGGGGCGTCTTCCCTCACAGAAGGCGGACGAGGCGTAGCTATAGGAGTCGGACGCGGAGCCGAGGTGGAAGCCGAAGGACCAGCAGCCTCTTTCGGCTTGAGGCTCGCCACCACCGCAGACGACTGGGTCTGTTCAGCGATACTCACCTCCACCTGTGCACGCGGCTTAGCATAGACCATGCGCGAATTAGCGATGACACTATCCCTGAAAGAAAGCGCGGGAGCGGGTATCGGCGGCATGGTAGTGGCAGAAAAAGGCGTAGAGCTGACTCCGTCGATCATGAGCTTAAGATATATCTGGCGTATCCCTAGGTTCACGATGTCTTCGGCCAGGAAGTGTGGAGCGAACTCCTTCTCGAAGAGCTCTGCATCGATTGCCCCCACGCGGAAGGCGATCAGGGTACCGACGTTGCCGATGACTGCGGCACGCACTTCTTCCGACATCTGCTCCACGTACTGATGGGCGATGGTCAGATTCAACTTATACTTGCGCGCCTCCGAGAGGATGTCTGCGAAGGACTCGTTGGCGAAGGACTGGAATTCGTCCACGTAGAGATAGAAATTCGGGAGCTTAGCGAGCTTGTCTGCCGGCACATCCGCGCGGCTCATGGCCGCGAGATATATCTTGGTAATGAGCATGCTACCGAGGAGATTGGCATTGCTCTCCCCCACCTTGCCCTTAGAGAGGTTGATGATGAGGATCTTCTTCTCATCCATCATCTTACGGATATCAAAGGTGGAATTCTCCTGACCCACGATATTGCGGATGAGCGGATTAGAGGTGAACTGTCCCACTTTGTTCTGGATGGCAGGGGTCGCCTCCGCTGCGAACTTGTCCGTATACTTGGCGAACTCATCCACCCAGAAGGATTTGGTTCCGGGATCCTTCACCGACTCCACCACCTTGTTGCGGAACGCTTTGTCCGTGAGCATCTTGTTGATACCCATCATGGTGGCGCCGGGGAATTCAAGAAGAGCCAGCACCGTGTTCTGGAGGATGTACTCCATACGCGCAGACCAGGCATCCTCCCAGATCTTGTGGAAGGCACTCATGAGACCGGAGACCACTAAATGACGACGATCCGCACCGATATCCTCGATGACGTTGAAGCCGATGGGGTACTCCATGTCGAAGGGCGCGAAATACAAAACATCCTTCACGCGATCTTCCGGTATGTAATCGAGGAGCTTCTCCGCAGTGCCGCCGTGCGGGTCGATGAAGGCGAGACCATCCCCATTCTGGATGTCCTGGATTGCCATGTTCTCGAGCAGGGTCGATTTACCCATGCCCGTCTTGCCGATGACGTAGACGTGCTTGGTACGGTCCACCGCCTTGATGCCGAAGGGCACCTTCTTATTGCGCGTGTCGGTCAGGCCGAAATAGGTGATGCGATTGTCGTCCATAGAAAGAAAGTCCCAGATAGTATACCAAAAATAATTCGGGACCCCACTTTTCAGCGGGGTCCCTTCTGATCATCTTAATTTCCACCGGTTGTGGGTACGATCGTACTGTTTGACCATCTCTCGGTAGACGGGCTCCATCTGAGCAAGGCCCGGCGAGTAGCCGACAAGCGGCTTTCCACTCTCCAACACCTCTATCATTTCGCCCACATGGCGGGGATCCATGCGTCCGACGTAGCCTCCCCAGATAGCTTGGAGGGCTTCGAGCGGCAATTCATCGATTTCGATCAGAATCCTCCAGGAAAGAGCAGAGGCCGATATTACCCTCTTCGACTTCGAATAGGCAAGCCTTCGGTTACTTCTCTAAAACCTGCCGCAGACTCGTGTATTTATTCGCCGCATCCCAGAAGATCCAGGACGTAAGCCCTGCGTCATACGTCGCCTGTATCTGCGCCTTCACCATCTCCGGAGTGTAGGGTACCGGGTAATCGAAGCTTTGGAGCCAGGGGCGCATCTTCGTACGATCGTATGAAGGCTTAGCGTAGAGCTGCGGCGAAGTCGAAGCGATTAAGGTATGAGTGAGGGCTGCCACAATAGTCGTAGTGCCAGCCGCGCGGTCCGCTGCTCTCTTCATGGAAAACTGCACGATGTTGTAGGCATTAGCATTCACGTTCTTGTAGCCGTTGAAGCCTGTGGGATAGTGCGAGGGATAGACCATCGGATAGATGTAGTCGAAGTACGGCAGCGCGCGCTCCAAAACCTGGCCGATGTTGAGATCATCCACATTAGTGGCGGTCATGCCGAAGAGATCCGCGGAGAGGACTGCGCCCGTCGGGCGGAGCTTCTCACTGAGATATTTGAAAAACTCCTCGAGCGCCTCTGGCTTGCTCTTACCCTTGCTCCAAGTGTAATCCGCCTCCGCCATGGGGCCGTCGGAGGGGAAGCGTACGTAATCGAAATTGAGCTCGTCGAAGCCGAGCTCGTAGGAAATCTTGCCGAGCTCCACTACGTGATCCCAGTACGGACGAGCACCGACATCCACGAAGGCGAGCCCCTTGTTGTCCTTCCAGACTCCCCCGCTCTTCTTCTGTACCGCCTGCTCCGGATACTGCGAAGTGTAGTAGGGGTTCTGGAACGTGGTAATGCGACCAATGACGAAGATGCCTTTCTCATGGAGCGAAGCGATGAACTCCTTCATATCCTTGGCGCCACAGGCGTCGGAGACGGAATCCTTCAATAGCGGATTGTCCGTAGGAAAGGAGATCTTGCCGGTGAAATCGCGGATATCGATGATGATCGCGTTAAGCTCTGTATCTTCCACTAGCTTCACCAGGCCGTTGCGGATGGATGGAGTACCAGAAACACACTGGCTCATGTAGATGGCCTTGAGAGGTTCCGGAGCAGGTAGATGCTTGGCGGCAGGAAGAGTCGGCTTTAGAGGAGTCGAGCTTGCTACGGATACTTCAGCTGCAGCCGCCGGAGCATTCTCGTAGGTAATAGGGGTGAGATATGGAAAAGCAGAGACACCCGCAAGGAGGAGAAGAGCGGGTAAAGCGATGATCGGAAGAAATCGCATGACTTACGCTTCCGAAGACGGATGGAGAGGAGCCGACTGATTACTCTGGGAAGATCCGCTGAACTCCTTGCGAGAACGACGTACGATGATGGGCTTCCCTGGCACGTGCTTCTTCTTGGGTACGCCCGAGTAGTAGCTCGCAGAAGCGATTCCCGCGCCGAGGATGAAATACAGAGGGGTCTTCCAGGAACCCGGAAGCCCTAGGAACGGCATGATGGCCACCAAGACGCCGAGCGTAGTAACAAGCTGTCTATACATCACACGATTATACGACAGCGCTTTTTTCTGCGCTAGGCGCGACCGCTCACCATCAGCACGAATTCACCCCGCACTTTCTCTGGATTCTCGAGGAAATACGCCCTCACCTTCTCTGGCGAATCAGAGACGACTTCTTCATATATCTTGGATATCTCGCGGGAGACCACGAGAGTACGCGTGGGCTCGAGCTTCTCTACGAGCGCATCAAGCGTCTTTTCGAGACGATGTGGGGATTCATAGAAGGCCACCGTACGGGTGGAATCGGCGATCTCTGCAAACAGCGTGTTCCTCCCCTTCTTGTGCGGCAGGAATCCTAAGAACAGGAAGTCAGAAGACGGAAGACCGGAGACAGAGA is a window of Candidatus Parcubacteria bacterium DNA encoding:
- a CDS encoding glycosyltransferase family 4 protein — its product is MSDTKSRRVIAFSLSYDPFWGGAEVAIREITSKLPDYQFDLITALLDGNSPRVEEKGNIRIHRVGFAKRNPAPSDLLRLPWYLTKVFYPPLSFFKACRLIMKERPAFLWAVMSYNAIGASLASMLFRVPLLITLQDGDSVEHMFKRARIRPFVWLIRSAFKRARAVQAISRYLAGLSKSLGFKGEPVVVPNGVDLRVLSEVDAKETAALREYLKLPEQGTILVTTSRLVPKNGVEYVIRAMPELPEVIFVIAGDGPLRAELEELARSLGVEERVRFAGALAHKDVAPFLKLGSIFIRPSLSEGLGISFLEAMAAGVPIIATQVGGISDFLFDPEKDAGAEPTGRAVERKDVPSIVRAVHLYEGDREMTERIRKNARAAAEKYDWDLIAARMKEEVFDRLS
- a CDS encoding lamin tail domain-containing protein is translated as MFTRISLIIAIALPLSASAQVEFSEVMYDLETGGDSGREWVEIRNSGSSAIDVSDYRFREAETNHALTLSQGDAMLAAGGVAIIADNPAKFLTDNPSFSGTIFDSSFSLSNTGETLVLKDTALLDIDQFTYSSEMGAAGDGKSLQKSEGSWIAALPTPGSALSSSSAGSSSSSTESSSADTSTETSSTTPSVTQSSAPVSGSSSKWPTKPQIYSYAGDDRAVTVGTPEEFIGEALGIDKKPLQNARYLWNFGDGAYAEGKHVLHTYHYPGSYVATLDVSSGEFSNSDKLIVTVATADLSLRSGRDSLGGYLEIENRGSEEVDLSYWQFLSGGKLYTLPKDSFLLAKKSVRFPEGVTSLPFTPSAELRYPNGTPALTSTAEGIISVVPTPAPSSVVVSSVATQRSAPKISPEAPTRVSVPERSSPVVAAVAAASLPTTTAASSHLGEYKWFYLLGALLGSTLLGVFWLGRAGRQEIEGLY
- a CDS encoding putative glycoside hydrolase; translated protein: MRFLPIIALPALLLLAGVSAFPYLTPITYENAPAAAAEVSVASSTPLKPTLPAAKHLPAPEPLKAIYMSQCVSGTPSIRNGLVKLVEDTELNAIIIDIRDFTGKISFPTDNPLLKDSVSDACGAKDMKEFIASLHEKGIFVIGRITTFQNPYYTSQYPEQAVQKKSGGVWKDNKGLAFVDVGARPYWDHVVELGKISYELGFDELNFDYVRFPSDGPMAEADYTWSKGKSKPEALEEFFKYLSEKLRPTGAVLSADLFGMTATNVDDLNIGQVLERALPYFDYIYPMVYPSHYPTGFNGYKNVNANAYNIVQFSMKRAADRAAGTTTIVAALTHTLIASTSPQLYAKPSYDRTKMRPWLQSFDYPVPYTPEMVKAQIQATYDAGLTSWIFWDAANKYTSLRQVLEK
- a CDS encoding type IV secretion system DNA-binding domain-containing protein — protein: MDDNRITYFGLTDTRNKKVPFGIKAVDRTKHVYVIGKTGMGKSTLLENMAIQDIQNGDGLAFIDPHGGTAEKLLDYIPEDRVKDVLYFAPFDMEYPIGFNVIEDIGADRRHLVVSGLMSAFHKIWEDAWSARMEYILQNTVLALLEFPGATMMGINKMLTDKAFRNKVVESVKDPGTKSFWVDEFAKYTDKFAAEATPAIQNKVGQFTSNPLIRNIVGQENSTFDIRKMMDEKKILIINLSKGKVGESNANLLGSMLITKIYLAAMSRADVPADKLAKLPNFYLYVDEFQSFANESFADILSEARKYKLNLTIAHQYVEQMSEEVRAAVIGNVGTLIAFRVGAIDAELFEKEFAPHFLAEDIVNLGIRQIYLKLMIDGVSSTPFSATTMPPIPAPALSFRDSVIANSRMVYAKPRAQVEVSIAEQTQSSAVVASLKPKEAAGPSASTSAPRPTPIATPRPPSVREDAPRVPSALVREAERENFESKQHLTGLRAVLASVVKEDASSIPSIPKVPPAAAPAHRPPVEKPSVVRPPEMPRPPRDSSPPRSESQTPAPQAPRPPVTKTAPSRSSEPSQNESLRKPPQPKGEVRGGKTANKELLHAALQEALKKQNPSGLASAPKATPVPPNPLPKEERREDPPESNQAAERPAPRPKASHVREVPEDELKRLLE
- a CDS encoding glycosyltransferase family 4 protein; its protein translation is MRVLIATGLFPPDIGGPATYSAMLLRELPKRGIAVSVASFGRVRHFPPVIRHIIYFIHLLAAGFSADVIYAQDTMSVGWPAYVANLFLRKRFFVRVPGDHVWEQGVQRFKVTETLDAFPVFSWKWNPYLIFLRKLQFRVVRAAHRVIVPSEYLKRIVETWGVPSSRIAVIYNSYALPSGIEEKAALRERLGLEGTIIVSVGRLVPWKGFATLTELVPALERFFPDVRLLIIGDGPERRALDKKIRSAHLGDKVSLLGRLPQPVVFNYVRAADLFMLNTSYEGFSHQLVEVMAMETPILTTNVGGNPELITHRESGLLVPYDDRTALLEGAKEVLKDHDLAGKLARNAKERLSAFDESELVERLVSELKTL